The following are from one region of the Hymenobacter sp. YIM 151858-1 genome:
- a CDS encoding lmo0937 family membrane protein encodes MGNLLYIIAVVLIIIWALGFLGFDSFGLGNIIHILLVIAIIAIILRLIRGGRVV; translated from the coding sequence ATGGGTAACCTACTGTATATCATCGCTGTGGTCCTGATCATTATCTGGGCCCTTGGTTTTCTCGGTTTCGACAGCTTCGGTCTGGGCAACATCATCCACATTCTGCTGGTAATTGCCATCATCGCCATCATCCTGCGCCTCATACGCGGCGGGCGGGTTGTATAA
- a CDS encoding 3-hydroxybutyryl-CoA dehydrogenase, with the protein MLNVAVIGSGTMGNGIAHVFAQYGFPVTLIDINQAALDKAVLTITKNLDRQVTKGSLTEDDKTATLGRLRPSTSLAEGVREAGLVVEAATENVTIKLDLFRQLDELTPADCILASNTSSISITKIAAATKRPDKVIGMHFMNPVPVMKLVEVIRGYATSDAVTEQIMELSRQLQKVPTEVNDYPGFVANRILMPMINEAIYSLFEGVAGVEEIDTVMKLGMAHPMGPLQLADFIGLDVCLAILRVLHEGLGNPKYAPCPLLVNMVMAGRLGVKSGEGFYTYTAGSKELVVAPRFAK; encoded by the coding sequence ATGCTGAACGTTGCCGTAATTGGCTCGGGCACCATGGGCAATGGCATTGCCCACGTATTTGCCCAGTATGGTTTTCCGGTTACCCTGATCGATATCAACCAGGCCGCCCTCGATAAGGCCGTGCTCACCATCACCAAAAACCTCGACCGCCAGGTGACCAAAGGCTCGCTGACGGAAGACGACAAAACGGCTACCCTAGGTCGGCTGCGGCCCAGCACCTCGCTGGCCGAAGGCGTGCGCGAGGCGGGCCTAGTGGTTGAAGCCGCTACCGAGAACGTGACCATTAAGCTGGACCTGTTCCGCCAGCTCGATGAGCTGACCCCCGCCGACTGCATTCTGGCCTCGAACACCAGCTCCATCAGCATCACCAAAATTGCCGCTGCTACCAAGCGCCCCGACAAGGTGATTGGCATGCACTTCATGAACCCGGTGCCGGTAATGAAGCTCGTCGAGGTTATTCGCGGCTATGCCACCTCCGACGCCGTGACCGAGCAAATCATGGAGCTTTCGCGCCAGCTGCAGAAAGTGCCCACCGAGGTAAACGACTACCCTGGTTTTGTGGCCAACCGCATTCTGATGCCCATGATCAACGAGGCCATCTACTCGCTGTTTGAGGGCGTGGCCGGGGTGGAGGAAATCGACACCGTGATGAAGCTGGGCATGGCGCACCCCATGGGCCCGCTGCAGCTCGCCGACTTTATCGGGCTAGATGTGTGCCTGGCCATTCTGCGGGTGCTGCACGAAGGCCTGGGCAACCCCAAGTACGCTCCCTGCCCGCTGCTGGTGAACATGGTAATGGCCGGCCGTCTGGGTGTGAAGTCGGGCGAAGGCTTTTATACCTACACCGCGGGCTCCAAGGAGCTGGTGGTGGCCCCGCGCTTCGCCAAGTAA
- the msrA gene encoding peptide-methionine (S)-S-oxide reductase MsrA, protein MELATFGAGCFWCVEAVFQDLDGVEKVVSGYAGGRIANPTYKEVCSGLTGHAEVVQLTFDPSKITYDELLEIFWKTHDPTTLNRQGNDVGTQYRSVVFYHNDEQKRLAEGYKKKLNDANAFGKPAVTEISAAPTFYAAENYHQDYYNQNMQQPYCQFVVKPKVDKVRQVFGDKLKAEAKR, encoded by the coding sequence ATGGAACTCGCAACGTTTGGCGCCGGCTGCTTCTGGTGCGTCGAAGCCGTATTTCAGGATCTGGATGGTGTCGAAAAAGTGGTGTCGGGCTACGCCGGCGGCCGCATAGCCAACCCTACTTACAAGGAGGTGTGCTCGGGCCTCACCGGCCACGCCGAGGTGGTGCAGCTTACCTTCGACCCCAGCAAAATCACCTACGACGAGCTGCTCGAAATCTTCTGGAAGACGCACGACCCCACCACCCTCAACCGCCAGGGCAACGATGTGGGTACCCAGTACCGCTCGGTAGTTTTTTACCACAACGACGAGCAGAAGCGCCTGGCCGAAGGCTACAAGAAGAAGCTGAACGACGCCAACGCTTTCGGCAAGCCCGCCGTGACGGAAATTTCGGCCGCGCCTACCTTCTACGCTGCCGAAAACTACCACCAGGACTACTATAACCAGAACATGCAGCAGCCTTACTGCCAGTTTGTGGTGAAGCCCAAGGTGGATAAAGTACGTCAGGTGTTTGGCGATAAGCTCAAGGCCGAAGCCAAACGCTAG
- a CDS encoding isoaspartyl peptidase/L-asparaginase family protein — protein sequence MLIIHGGAVNTDPATIPPEKEEQLKKGLKAALMAGYEILERGGHALDAVEAAVKSMEDNRLFNAGRGGMFNINGEVETEASIMDGATLRGGAVSGLKLVRNPISLARTVMEKCKHSFLTAEGAQEFALSQGLTLQDPNYFKTDEQRQEWMDTLQEADVEHANKKDTVGAVALDMHGNLATATSTGGIEGKLRGRVGDSCIFGGGAYANNEVCAVSSTGDGEIIMLAGVAHEVYALRKYKKMTITKAAQAAVEMYADKLIGDRGIIALDPEGNIAIESNTNVFRCAYQADDKDPFIAIWKEELENHFK from the coding sequence GTGCTTATTATCCATGGCGGGGCCGTAAACACCGATCCGGCTACCATCCCGCCCGAAAAAGAAGAGCAGCTGAAGAAAGGCCTGAAAGCAGCGCTGATGGCTGGGTATGAGATTCTGGAACGCGGCGGGCACGCGCTCGATGCCGTTGAGGCAGCCGTAAAGAGCATGGAGGATAACCGCCTCTTCAATGCGGGCCGCGGCGGCATGTTCAACATCAACGGGGAGGTTGAAACCGAAGCCTCGATTATGGATGGAGCCACCCTACGTGGCGGGGCCGTAAGTGGCCTGAAGCTGGTGCGGAACCCCATAAGCCTGGCCCGCACCGTGATGGAGAAGTGCAAGCACTCGTTTCTGACCGCCGAAGGCGCCCAGGAATTTGCTTTGTCGCAGGGCCTTACGTTGCAGGACCCCAACTACTTTAAGACCGACGAGCAACGGCAAGAGTGGATGGATACTCTGCAGGAGGCCGATGTAGAGCACGCGAACAAAAAAGACACCGTGGGGGCCGTAGCCCTCGACATGCACGGCAACCTGGCCACGGCCACCTCTACCGGCGGCATCGAGGGCAAGCTGCGCGGCCGCGTGGGCGACAGCTGCATCTTTGGCGGAGGCGCTTACGCCAACAACGAGGTGTGCGCGGTTTCCTCAACCGGCGACGGCGAAATCATTATGCTGGCGGGCGTGGCGCACGAGGTGTACGCGCTGCGCAAGTACAAGAAGATGACCATTACCAAAGCCGCGCAGGCGGCCGTGGAAATGTACGCCGACAAGCTCATCGGCGACCGGGGCATCATCGCCCTCGACCCCGAGGGCAACATTGCTATCGAATCGAACACCAACGTGTTTCGGTGCGCCTACCAAGCCGACGACAAAGACCCCTTTATTGCCATCTGGAAGGAGGAACTGGAAAACCACTTCAAGTAA
- a CDS encoding 2,3,4,5-tetrahydropyridine-2,6-dicarboxylate N-succinyltransferase, with translation MTDIQALIEAAWTDRARLQDSATQEAIRNVIDHLDRGLLRVAEPKEDGTWQVNDWVKKAVILYFPLQQMKTEEVGIFEFHDKMKLKTNYAQQQVRVVPPAVARYGAFLAPGVIMMPSYVNIGAYVGEGTMVDTWATVGSCAQVGKHVHLSGGVGLGGVLEPVQAAPVIVEDGAFIGSRCILVEGCHIGKEAVIGAGVTITGSTRIIDVSTPEGKEYRGYVPPRSVVIPGSLPKQFPAGEFQVPCALIIGQRKPSTDLKTSLNDALREHNVAV, from the coding sequence ATGACCGACATTCAAGCTCTCATCGAAGCGGCCTGGACCGACCGCGCCCGCCTGCAGGACAGCGCCACGCAAGAGGCCATCCGCAACGTAATCGACCACCTCGACCGCGGCCTGCTGCGCGTAGCCGAGCCCAAAGAAGACGGCACCTGGCAGGTAAACGACTGGGTGAAAAAGGCCGTTATCCTGTACTTCCCGCTGCAGCAAATGAAAACCGAGGAAGTAGGCATTTTCGAGTTTCACGACAAGATGAAGCTCAAGACCAACTACGCCCAGCAGCAAGTGCGCGTGGTGCCGCCGGCCGTGGCCCGCTACGGGGCGTTCCTGGCGCCCGGCGTCATCATGATGCCCTCGTACGTGAACATCGGCGCCTACGTGGGCGAAGGCACCATGGTGGATACCTGGGCTACCGTGGGCTCGTGCGCGCAAGTGGGCAAGCACGTGCACCTGTCGGGCGGGGTGGGCCTGGGCGGCGTGCTCGAGCCGGTGCAGGCTGCCCCGGTAATTGTTGAAGACGGTGCTTTCATCGGTTCGCGCTGCATTCTGGTCGAAGGCTGCCACATCGGCAAAGAAGCCGTAATCGGCGCCGGCGTTACCATCACGGGCAGCACCCGCATTATCGATGTAAGCACGCCCGAGGGCAAGGAGTACCGCGGCTACGTGCCGCCGCGCTCGGTAGTGATTCCGGGCTCGTTGCCGAAGCAGTTCCCGGCCGGCGAGTTCCAGGTGCCTTGCGCCCTCATCATCGGCCAGCGCAAGCCCAGCACCGACCTCAAAACCTCGCTCAACGACGCCCTGCGCGAGCACAACGTAGCGGTGTAA
- a CDS encoding glycosyltransferase, producing MHPPSRPTPVVLLASVLKPVDDTRMCEKFGRTLAAAGYEVHIAGRAGNSVTAQQGIGLHPVFSGHRLSLGRLAAQWRYWQLLRHLRPGLVIVHAPEVLPATLLWQLLGSGRRFMYDVRENYALNISTQQVYRGWLKRLLAAGVTFIEKAAARRAAGVLLAERSYAAELGYLPPQRTVVLENKYIAPPSSVRPGPRAWPVCLPPREQPLRLLFSGTLSTLTGVFDAIRFAEQLRGVWPKLQLTVIGYCQQPHELQRLQQLASDNSPWLTLIGGAEPVPHEAVVAAIGRHHLGLLPYRPHPSSWRCIPTKLYEYMANCLPVLIPPNPLWTIEIGRYSAGHVVDFGETLPAAQLEQLANKLIDKKYYPAGPVADALWQTEAPRLLAAVAAALPPPRAATSHLGAAL from the coding sequence GTGCATCCCCCTTCGCGCCCCACTCCTGTCGTATTATTGGCCTCGGTGCTCAAGCCCGTGGACGATACGCGCATGTGCGAGAAGTTCGGGCGCACCCTGGCCGCGGCGGGGTACGAGGTGCACATTGCGGGCCGCGCCGGCAACTCGGTAACGGCACAGCAGGGCATTGGCCTCCACCCTGTTTTCAGCGGCCACCGCCTTTCCCTAGGTCGGCTCGCAGCTCAGTGGCGCTACTGGCAGCTGCTGCGGCACCTGCGCCCGGGCCTGGTAATAGTGCACGCCCCCGAGGTGCTACCGGCCACCTTGCTTTGGCAACTGCTGGGCTCGGGGCGCAGGTTTATGTACGACGTGCGCGAGAATTACGCGCTCAACATCAGCACGCAGCAGGTATACCGCGGGTGGCTGAAACGCCTGCTGGCCGCGGGCGTCACCTTCATCGAAAAAGCCGCTGCCCGCCGTGCCGCCGGGGTGTTGCTAGCCGAGCGCAGCTACGCCGCGGAGCTTGGCTACTTGCCCCCGCAGCGCACCGTAGTGCTCGAAAACAAGTACATAGCTCCGCCCAGCAGCGTTCGGCCAGGCCCCAGGGCGTGGCCCGTATGTTTGCCACCTAGGGAGCAGCCGTTACGTCTGCTGTTTTCGGGCACGCTCTCCACGCTTACCGGCGTTTTCGATGCCATCCGGTTTGCCGAGCAGCTCCGCGGTGTTTGGCCCAAGCTGCAGCTCACCGTAATTGGTTACTGCCAGCAACCCCACGAATTGCAGCGGCTGCAGCAGCTGGCCTCCGACAACAGCCCCTGGCTTACGCTGATCGGCGGCGCCGAACCGGTACCGCACGAGGCCGTTGTGGCCGCCATTGGCCGGCACCACCTAGGGCTGCTGCCCTACCGGCCGCACCCCAGCTCGTGGCGCTGCATCCCCACCAAGCTCTACGAGTACATGGCCAACTGCCTGCCCGTACTGATACCGCCCAACCCGCTGTGGACCATCGAAATCGGGCGGTATTCGGCGGGGCACGTGGTGGATTTTGGTGAGACGCTGCCCGCCGCACAACTCGAGCAGCTGGCCAACAAGCTGATCGATAAAAAATACTACCCCGCCGGCCCCGTTGCCGATGCCCTGTGGCAAACCGAGGCCCCGCGCCTGCTTGCCGCCGTAGCTGCCGCTCTGCCACCTCCGCGGGCGGCAACTAGCCACCTAGGCGCTGCGTTGTAA
- a CDS encoding 3-oxoacyl-ACP synthase III family protein, producing MPQLRSSEIAGVGHYVPSRVVTNADLEQMMETTDAWIQERTGIQQRRWFNEGEDTTANMGANASRMALEQAGLSPEDVQLIVFATLSPDYVFPGSGVLLQRELGIKENIPAIDVRNQCSGFIYALSVADQFIKTGMYDTVLVVGSEIHSSGLDKSTRGRGVSVIFGDGAGAAVLRPSTREGHGILSTHLHAQGEFAEELITVEPGSNKDNRVQVVLDNPETMYPYMNGNTVFKHAVTRFPEVIMEALNANGYQPSDIDQLIPHQANLRITQYVGQKMGLGEDKVYSNIQRYGNTTAASVPLALSEALQAGRIKRGDLVCLAAFGSGFTWASALIKW from the coding sequence ATGCCCCAACTCCGTAGCTCTGAAATTGCCGGCGTAGGCCACTACGTGCCCTCCCGCGTGGTCACCAACGCCGACCTCGAACAAATGATGGAAACCACCGACGCGTGGATTCAGGAACGCACCGGAATCCAACAGCGCCGCTGGTTTAACGAAGGCGAAGACACCACCGCCAACATGGGTGCCAATGCCTCGCGTATGGCCCTGGAGCAAGCCGGCCTCTCGCCCGAAGACGTGCAGCTGATTGTATTCGCCACGCTCTCGCCCGATTACGTGTTTCCCGGCTCGGGTGTGCTGCTGCAGCGCGAGCTCGGCATCAAGGAAAACATTCCGGCCATCGACGTGCGCAACCAGTGCTCGGGCTTTATCTACGCCCTGTCGGTTGCCGATCAGTTCATCAAAACCGGCATGTACGATACGGTGCTGGTAGTCGGCTCCGAAATCCACTCCTCGGGCCTCGACAAGAGCACCCGCGGCCGCGGCGTATCGGTTATTTTCGGCGATGGTGCCGGCGCGGCCGTGCTGCGCCCCAGCACCCGCGAGGGCCACGGCATCCTGAGCACGCACCTGCACGCGCAGGGCGAGTTTGCCGAGGAGCTGATTACCGTGGAGCCCGGCTCGAATAAGGATAACCGCGTGCAAGTGGTGCTCGACAACCCCGAAACCATGTACCCCTACATGAACGGCAACACCGTGTTCAAGCACGCTGTTACCCGTTTCCCGGAGGTTATCATGGAGGCGCTGAACGCCAACGGCTACCAGCCGTCGGATATCGACCAGCTGATTCCGCACCAGGCCAACCTGCGCATTACGCAGTACGTGGGCCAGAAAATGGGCCTCGGCGAAGACAAGGTGTACAGCAACATTCAGCGTTATGGCAACACCACCGCCGCCTCGGTACCGCTGGCCCTGAGCGAAGCCCTGCAAGCCGGCCGCATCAAGCGCGGCGACCTGGTGTGCCTGGCCGCCTTCGGCTCGGGCTTCACCTGGGCTTCGGCGCTCATCAAGTGGTAG
- a CDS encoding metal-dependent transcriptional regulator — translation MPSHTEENYLKAIYKLSEAEPGAEVSTNRIAEVLHTRPASVTDMLRRLGEKGLLSYQRYRGVLLTPEGRRLALLTIRKHRLWEVFLVQKLGFAWDEVHEVAEEMEHISSPLLVRRLDQFLGFPQVDPHGDPIPREDGEMHRPEHLLLSELQPGQRGLLVAVKNTTQPFLQYLNKVGLGLGCDIQVMDKISFDNSLEISINQAPKTQISAEVSRNLFVTF, via the coding sequence TTGCCTAGTCACACCGAGGAAAACTACCTGAAGGCCATCTACAAGCTTTCCGAAGCCGAGCCCGGTGCCGAAGTCAGCACCAACCGCATTGCCGAAGTGCTGCATACCCGCCCGGCCTCGGTTACCGATATGCTGCGCCGCCTAGGTGAGAAAGGCTTGCTGAGCTACCAGCGCTACCGCGGGGTACTGCTCACGCCCGAGGGCCGGCGGCTGGCTTTGCTCACCATTCGTAAGCACCGATTGTGGGAGGTATTTTTGGTACAGAAGCTGGGTTTTGCCTGGGACGAAGTGCACGAGGTAGCCGAAGAAATGGAGCACATCAGCTCGCCGCTGCTGGTGCGCCGCCTCGATCAGTTTCTGGGCTTTCCGCAGGTTGACCCGCACGGCGACCCCATTCCGCGCGAAGACGGCGAGATGCACCGCCCCGAGCACTTGCTGCTCTCGGAGCTGCAGCCAGGCCAGCGGGGGTTGCTGGTAGCCGTGAAAAACACCACTCAGCCCTTCCTGCAATACCTCAACAAAGTGGGCCTAGGGCTGGGGTGCGATATTCAAGTGATGGATAAAATATCATTCGACAACTCACTAGAAATAAGCATTAACCAAGCTCCAAAAACTCAGATTTCGGCCGAGGTAAGCCGCAACCTGTTCGTCACGTTCTGA
- the mnmE gene encoding tRNA uridine-5-carboxymethylaminomethyl(34) synthesis GTPase MnmE: MLPPALSDTIVALSTPPGAGAIAVIRLSGPAAIGITDEVFRGKRLTEQPGHTLHYGTIRDAERLLDEVVVSLFRGPHSYTREDVIEISTHGSDYIVRELLALLVRRGARLAEPGEFTKRAFLHGALDLAQAEAVADLIAADSALQHRVALNQMRGGFSRELKDLRQRLIDFAALLELELDFGEEDVEFADRTGLQRLLTEVQTLVQRLLRSFELGNVIKNGVTTVIAGRPNAGKSTLLNALLNEERAIVSAIPGTTRDFIEDEVSLEGIKFRFVDTAGLRETTDTVEAMGVERTRQRVQQAAVVLYLFDLATATPAEVAADVAALPLPAGAHLLLVGNKLDEAPATAVAAMQAAYPEMLLLSAASHHGLEALRQRLLATVRREGLDAGAATIVTNLRHARSLEVALEALGAVQSGLQHGLGTELVASDLRRALGALGEITGDISTDDLLGSIFTRFCIGK; the protein is encoded by the coding sequence ATGCTGCCACCTGCCCTTTCCGACACCATTGTTGCGCTATCCACGCCTCCCGGTGCTGGCGCAATTGCCGTAATTCGCCTCTCCGGCCCCGCTGCCATCGGCATCACCGACGAGGTTTTTCGGGGCAAGCGGCTCACCGAGCAGCCGGGGCACACGCTGCACTACGGTACCATTCGGGATGCCGAACGGCTGCTCGATGAGGTGGTGGTGAGCCTGTTCCGGGGGCCGCACTCCTACACCCGCGAAGACGTAATCGAAATCAGCACCCACGGCTCCGACTACATCGTGCGCGAGCTGCTGGCCTTGCTGGTGCGCCGCGGGGCCCGCCTGGCCGAGCCGGGCGAGTTTACCAAGCGGGCCTTTCTGCACGGCGCCCTCGACCTGGCCCAGGCCGAAGCCGTAGCCGACCTGATTGCGGCCGACTCGGCCTTGCAGCACCGCGTAGCCCTCAACCAAATGCGCGGTGGCTTTTCGCGCGAGCTGAAGGATTTGCGCCAGCGCCTCATCGATTTTGCTGCCTTGCTGGAGCTGGAGCTGGATTTCGGCGAAGAAGACGTGGAGTTTGCCGACCGCACCGGCCTGCAGCGCCTGCTGACGGAGGTGCAAACCCTGGTGCAGCGACTGCTGCGCTCGTTTGAGCTGGGCAACGTGATTAAAAACGGCGTAACCACGGTAATTGCCGGCCGGCCGAATGCCGGTAAAAGCACGCTGCTCAACGCTTTGCTAAACGAGGAACGCGCCATTGTATCGGCCATACCCGGCACCACGCGCGACTTTATCGAGGACGAAGTAAGCCTCGAAGGCATCAAGTTTCGGTTTGTGGATACGGCCGGCCTACGCGAAACCACCGACACCGTGGAGGCCATGGGCGTGGAGCGCACCCGCCAGCGCGTGCAGCAAGCCGCCGTGGTGCTTTACCTGTTCGATTTGGCCACTGCCACTCCGGCCGAGGTAGCCGCCGACGTGGCTGCTTTGCCCTTGCCCGCCGGCGCGCACCTGCTGCTTGTGGGCAACAAGCTCGACGAAGCACCCGCCACCGCCGTAGCTGCCATGCAAGCGGCCTACCCCGAAATGCTGCTCCTGTCGGCGGCCAGCCACCACGGCCTCGAGGCGCTCCGCCAGCGCCTGCTGGCTACCGTGCGCCGCGAAGGCCTCGATGCCGGAGCCGCTACCATTGTTACCAATTTGCGCCACGCCCGCTCCCTCGAAGTTGCGTTGGAGGCCCTAGGTGCCGTGCAGTCGGGTTTGCAGCATGGGCTGGGTACCGAGCTGGTGGCCTCCGACCTGCGCCGCGCCCTAGGTGCCCTGGGCGAAATTACCGGCGACATCAGCACCGACGATCTGCTGGGCAGCATCTTCACGCGCTTCTGCATCGGCAAATAA
- a CDS encoding aldo/keto reductase codes for MKYNHLGKSKLEVSEIGFGCMSLGPDMAESGRLLRLAFEQGINYFDTADLYDRGQNETAVGRGLRGVRQQVVIASKVGNQWRPDGSGWDWNPRKAYILEAAEQSLRRLQTDYLDLYQLHGGTLDDPIDEVIEAFELLQQQGKIRYYGISSIRPNVIRAYAARSQAVSVMMQYSLLDRRPEETCLPLLEQHQISVLARGSYAQGLLLGKAAKSYLGHSAEQVARAAGAVRNVAGTRNTAAGVAARFVLHPPAVASAVIGIRTAAHLREALAASQAPALTAEELETLRQAVPALPYEQHR; via the coding sequence ATGAAATACAACCACCTAGGAAAATCTAAGCTGGAGGTAAGCGAAATTGGCTTTGGGTGCATGTCGCTCGGGCCGGATATGGCCGAAAGCGGCCGGTTGCTGCGGCTTGCTTTCGAGCAGGGCATCAACTATTTCGACACGGCCGATTTGTACGACCGCGGCCAAAACGAAACCGCTGTTGGCAGGGGCCTGCGAGGCGTGCGGCAGCAGGTGGTAATTGCCTCCAAAGTGGGTAACCAATGGCGGCCCGATGGCAGCGGCTGGGACTGGAACCCGCGCAAAGCCTATATCCTAGAAGCCGCCGAGCAAAGCCTGCGCCGCCTCCAAACCGATTACCTCGACCTCTACCAACTACACGGCGGCACCCTCGATGACCCGATTGACGAGGTTATCGAAGCGTTTGAGCTGCTGCAGCAGCAGGGCAAAATCAGGTACTACGGCATTTCTTCCATCCGGCCCAACGTAATCCGCGCTTACGCCGCGCGCTCCCAGGCCGTGAGCGTGATGATGCAGTACAGCCTGCTCGACCGCCGCCCCGAGGAAACGTGCCTGCCACTACTGGAGCAACACCAAATAAGCGTGCTGGCGCGCGGCAGCTATGCTCAGGGCCTGTTGTTAGGCAAAGCAGCTAAATCGTACCTAGGGCATTCGGCCGAGCAGGTGGCCCGGGCCGCCGGGGCAGTACGAAACGTGGCGGGCACCCGAAACACTGCCGCCGGTGTGGCCGCGCGCTTTGTGCTGCATCCGCCAGCCGTTGCGTCGGCGGTAATCGGCATCCGTACCGCGGCGCACCTGCGCGAGGCCCTGGCGGCCAGCCAGGCCCCGGCGCTTACGGCTGAGGAGCTGGAAACCCTGCGCCAAGCCGTGCCCGCGCTGCCCTACGAGCAGCACCGCTAG
- a CDS encoding citrate synthase: MAETAEIILDGQTYQLPVVEGSENEKAIDINKLRDQSGYVTLDSGYKNTGATKSAITFLDGEEGILRYRGYPIEQLAEQSTFMEVAYLLIYGKLPSEQELNDFNSQIMRHTLVHEDVRKIFDGFPSGAHPMGVLSSLVSALTAFYPESLDPNQSQDEVNLNIKRLIAKISTLAAWSYKNSVGHPVNYPKNKLDYVSNFLHMMFAFPTEDYEVNPVVTNALNKLLILHADHEQNCSTSTVRMVGSANASLYSSVSAGICALWGPLHGGANQEVIEMLEAIQQDGGNTQKWVDKAKDPNDSFRLMGFGHRVYKNFDPRATIIKKAADEVLAALGLEDSPLLKIAKELEQAALTDEYFIKRKLYPNVDFYSGIIYKAIGIPTEMFTVMFALGRLPGWIAQWKEMRENKEPIGRPRQIYVGEKERNYTPLNQRG, from the coding sequence ATGGCAGAAACTGCTGAAATCATCCTCGACGGCCAAACCTATCAGCTGCCGGTCGTGGAAGGCTCCGAGAACGAAAAAGCTATTGACATCAACAAGCTCCGCGACCAGTCGGGCTACGTCACGCTGGACTCGGGCTACAAGAACACCGGCGCTACCAAAAGCGCAATCACTTTCCTCGACGGCGAAGAGGGCATCCTGCGCTACCGCGGCTACCCCATCGAGCAGTTGGCTGAGCAGTCTACGTTCATGGAAGTGGCGTACCTGCTGATCTACGGCAAGTTGCCGAGCGAGCAGGAACTCAACGACTTCAACAGCCAGATCATGCGCCACACCCTCGTGCACGAGGACGTACGCAAGATTTTCGACGGCTTCCCCTCGGGCGCACACCCCATGGGCGTGCTTTCGTCGCTGGTTTCGGCCCTTACCGCTTTCTACCCCGAGTCGCTCGACCCGAACCAGAGCCAGGACGAGGTAAACCTGAACATCAAGCGTCTGATTGCTAAAATCTCGACGCTGGCGGCGTGGTCGTACAAAAACTCGGTGGGCCACCCGGTAAACTACCCCAAGAACAAGCTCGACTACGTGTCGAACTTCCTGCACATGATGTTCGCTTTCCCGACGGAAGACTACGAAGTCAACCCGGTGGTAACGAACGCCCTCAATAAACTGCTCATCCTGCACGCCGACCACGAGCAAAACTGCTCGACCTCGACGGTGCGCATGGTAGGCTCGGCCAACGCTTCGCTGTACTCGTCGGTTTCGGCTGGTATCTGCGCACTGTGGGGCCCGCTGCACGGCGGCGCCAACCAGGAGGTTATCGAAATGCTGGAAGCCATTCAGCAGGACGGCGGCAACACCCAGAAGTGGGTTGACAAAGCCAAAGACCCGAACGACTCCTTCCGCCTGATGGGCTTCGGTCACCGCGTGTACAAGAACTTCGATCCGCGCGCTACCATCATCAAGAAAGCAGCCGACGAAGTGCTGGCCGCCCTAGGTCTGGAAGACAGCCCGCTGCTGAAGATTGCCAAGGAGCTGGAGCAAGCCGCCCTTACCGATGAGTACTTCATCAAGCGCAAGCTCTACCCGAACGTGGACTTCTACTCGGGCATCATCTACAAAGCCATCGGCATCCCGACGGAGATGTTCACGGTGATGTTTGCCCTGGGCCGCCTCCCCGGCTGGATTGCCCAGTGGAAAGAAATGCGCGAGAACAAAGAGCCGATTGGCCGTCCGCGTCAGATTTACGTGGGCGAGAAAGAGCGCAACTACACCCCGCTGAACCAGCGCGGCTAA